A genomic window from Desulfonatronovibrio magnus includes:
- a CDS encoding CAP domain-containing protein, whose protein sequence is MKPLFILFYLLMIIIFPNLSYSGSVLILNINGHDSTLIESSNAEQVSAQASNTFPQLEKDAVMLANYTRKNPAFIANIISKDVSAALDSIPVYSPFWALHKWALRSDYRLSEAVKKHSEDMFSKGYLSSISPDGINPEQRAISQGYKPLEIHEYISVMVPRNFIAPEEAFLELYTRFFYHEVDSFINGTASIFDYHMRDIGVSFASGKQVIEGKSVSVYKLVISYGLSTESLIEDELMRLINTARSDYNRFLEYFEIDKESAARALDGFLMINLNGGLDPLIFYSSAENLQAYRLEDDTIVFRDEVNILQNFEASISYSSDPDPYSAAYDLFQQLVMSGDMQGVKMILCARSSAGVVKINADSSTEEMKVSLNFAIGRSSDRDNILTGNILTSQDDDPFGPARVPEDLKLELLSGDNTVSVFYPRYSGSFRMNQITGSNMLYVRHDEEIVSKHFYSAGQRPTWKEVTIKGDR, encoded by the coding sequence ATGAAACCACTATTCATCCTTTTCTACTTGCTTATGATAATTATCTTCCCGAATTTGAGCTATTCGGGTAGTGTGCTTATCTTAAATATCAATGGTCACGACAGTACCCTGATTGAATCAAGCAATGCCGAACAGGTATCTGCACAAGCATCCAATACTTTTCCTCAGCTTGAAAAAGATGCTGTTATGCTTGCCAATTATACTCGTAAGAATCCTGCTTTCATAGCAAATATTATCAGTAAGGATGTGTCTGCTGCACTTGATAGTATTCCGGTATACAGTCCTTTCTGGGCATTGCACAAATGGGCCTTGAGGTCTGATTACCGTCTGTCTGAGGCTGTTAAAAAACACTCTGAAGATATGTTTAGTAAAGGCTACCTTTCAAGTATTTCACCAGATGGAATCAACCCTGAACAAAGAGCCATCTCCCAGGGGTACAAACCTTTAGAAATACATGAGTATATTTCGGTCATGGTGCCCCGCAACTTTATTGCCCCTGAAGAGGCATTTCTTGAGCTATATACTCGCTTTTTTTATCATGAGGTTGATTCCTTCATCAATGGCACAGCAAGTATATTCGATTATCATATGAGAGACATAGGAGTCTCTTTTGCCAGCGGCAAGCAGGTTATTGAAGGAAAGTCTGTTTCAGTCTATAAACTGGTAATTAGTTATGGCTTGTCCACTGAGAGTCTGATTGAAGATGAACTTATGCGTCTGATAAATACGGCAAGAAGCGACTACAATCGTTTTCTTGAATATTTCGAGATTGATAAAGAGAGCGCAGCCAGAGCTCTGGATGGCTTTTTAATGATCAACCTTAATGGAGGTCTGGACCCGTTGATTTTTTATTCTTCTGCTGAAAATCTACAAGCTTATAGACTCGAAGATGATACTATTGTGTTTAGAGATGAAGTTAATATATTACAGAATTTTGAGGCCAGTATTTCATATTCATCAGATCCTGACCCTTATTCTGCAGCCTATGATCTTTTTCAGCAGTTAGTAATGTCAGGTGATATGCAGGGTGTCAAAATGATACTCTGTGCCAGGTCCAGTGCAGGAGTTGTTAAGATTAACGCTGATTCGAGTACTGAAGAAATGAAGGTAAGCTTGAATTTTGCCATTGGCCGCTCAAGTGACAGAGATAACATCCTTACAGGGAATATACTTACATCACAAGATGACGATCCGTTCGGCCCGGCAAGAGTACCCGAAGACCTTAAGCTTGAATTGCTGAGTGGAGATAATACTGTATCAGTATTTTATCCCAGATACTCAGGCAGTTTCAGGATGAATCAGATAACTGGCAGTAACATGCTTTATGTCAGACATGACGAAGAAATAGTAAGTAAACACTTTTATTCTGCCGGGCAAAGGCCAACATGGAAAGAAGTGACAATCAAAGGTGACAGATGA
- a CDS encoding ABC transporter permease: MIERILLPLLMVFRYNNLLRSFVSREIRGRFAGNIAGIAWTLITPVATMLVYMFVFSIVLRISVTVEETGTDSFFVYFVTGFVPWLIFADSMSKATGSILDNASIVTKVIFPVELLPLTSVVSSLIINGFGLAVLLIFLASQGFISSTWVLLFLILPLQTLFTMGVGMLFASACVYLRDIREMTGLILMVWFFSTPIIYPLSMVPENIQSLILLNPMHAFISLYRDVLIADNLEVLSIVIVVLYAVLAYIVGSLFFARVKPGFGDVL; encoded by the coding sequence ATGATAGAAAGAATTTTGTTGCCACTTTTAATGGTTTTTCGTTATAACAATCTTCTGAGAAGTTTTGTATCAAGGGAAATAAGGGGTAGATTTGCCGGGAACATTGCTGGTATTGCCTGGACTCTTATAACTCCAGTGGCAACTATGCTCGTTTATATGTTTGTATTTTCCATTGTGCTGAGAATAAGTGTAACAGTTGAAGAAACAGGCACAGACAGCTTTTTTGTGTATTTTGTGACCGGATTCGTGCCATGGTTGATTTTTGCGGACAGTATGAGCAAGGCTACAGGCTCGATTCTGGATAATGCTTCAATAGTGACCAAAGTGATTTTTCCGGTGGAGCTACTGCCGCTGACATCGGTTGTAAGTTCATTGATTATTAATGGTTTTGGACTTGCTGTGTTGCTTATTTTTCTTGCATCACAAGGATTTATTAGCAGTACGTGGGTTCTGCTATTTTTAATTTTGCCTCTTCAGACACTGTTTACAATGGGCGTAGGAATGTTATTTGCCTCTGCATGTGTTTATCTCAGGGATATCAGGGAAATGACGGGGCTTATTCTCATGGTCTGGTTTTTTTCAACCCCGATCATTTATCCTCTGTCAATGGTGCCGGAGAACATTCAATCTCTGATACTGCTTAATCCTATGCATGCCTTTATCAGCCTATACAGGGACGTTCTGATTGCTGATAATTTGGAGGTCCTGTCGATAGTTATAGTTGTATTGTATGCTGTTCTGGCCTATATAGTTGGCAGCCTGTTTTTTGCCAGGGTTAAGCCCGGTTTTGGCGATGTGCTGTAA
- a CDS encoding tetratricopeptide repeat protein translates to MNKKNFLLKYGNSVSIFFLIMSGIAVYSNSFSVPFVLDDIRSIVENSFIKSFEGFASLEVFERNRPLVDLTFALNYHFGELRVFGYHLVNLLIHIINGIMVYFLILLIHSRISSKYQIVDGYRDDLWLVRYVALFTALIFVVHPLQTQAVTYIVQRYTSMAALFYILSVLLYILGRNRQVSGSNDSLSYVFISFSFLSGLMAFFSKQNAASLPAVILLIEFLLYKNKWSEWKKKLYWILPAIAGFVLIVLFNIGFFSGQGDFSRLLEDVSSLMRETTEISRWEYLVTQFVVVSKYLIMYMFPVGQNIDHMHPVLSGFWSGWAPLGSLLLLALLIAGFCFLKKQAVVSFAIFWFFITLSVESSVLPISDTMFEHRLYLPMIGPALATALIASQWLIKYPRIVLSLSLCYIIILGIFTFERNKVWQSQVTIWEDSIKKNPENFRAHTSLALAFEDQGEKGKALKHYNRALSIQPDYGFAHLNLGALLGEMGRIEEAEKHFRSALKEIPNNASLLNNLGVNIAIQGNLSKAEKYFRRSLRIDDQHIGARFNLAITLLNMNKSNQAMEELEYILKIDPANADALEMLEMARRFSAGQ, encoded by the coding sequence ATGAATAAAAAAAACTTTTTACTTAAATATGGAAACTCAGTTAGCATTTTTTTTCTGATCATGTCAGGGATTGCAGTGTATTCTAACTCTTTTAGTGTTCCATTTGTCCTGGATGATATCAGATCTATCGTAGAAAATTCTTTTATCAAGTCTTTTGAAGGCTTTGCGAGTTTAGAAGTATTTGAAAGGAACCGTCCCCTTGTAGACTTGACCTTTGCCCTGAACTATCATTTCGGAGAGCTAAGGGTGTTTGGGTATCACCTGGTTAACCTTTTGATCCACATAATAAATGGCATCATGGTTTACTTCTTAATTTTGCTCATCCACTCTCGCATATCCTCTAAATATCAAATTGTTGATGGCTACCGGGATGATTTATGGTTAGTTAGATATGTAGCCCTGTTCACAGCCTTAATATTCGTTGTTCATCCTCTGCAGACACAGGCAGTTACTTATATTGTGCAGCGCTATACTTCCATGGCCGCATTATTTTATATCTTGTCCGTGCTGTTGTACATCCTGGGCCGTAACAGGCAGGTGTCAGGAAGTAACGACAGTTTATCTTATGTTTTCATATCGTTTAGTTTTTTATCCGGTTTAATGGCTTTTTTCAGCAAACAAAATGCCGCCAGCCTTCCTGCGGTGATATTATTGATTGAGTTTCTTCTTTACAAAAACAAATGGTCAGAATGGAAAAAAAAGCTGTATTGGATTCTGCCTGCAATAGCTGGATTTGTGCTTATTGTGCTGTTTAATATTGGTTTTTTTTCCGGGCAAGGTGACTTTTCTCGTCTTCTGGAAGACGTATCTTCCCTAATGCGTGAGACCACGGAGATATCAAGGTGGGAATACCTCGTCACTCAGTTTGTTGTTGTTTCAAAATATCTGATTATGTATATGTTTCCTGTGGGCCAGAACATTGACCATATGCATCCAGTTCTTTCAGGTTTCTGGAGCGGGTGGGCACCCCTTGGTTCCTTGTTGTTGCTTGCGTTGCTGATTGCAGGTTTTTGCTTTTTGAAGAAGCAGGCTGTAGTAAGTTTTGCCATTTTCTGGTTTTTCATTACTTTGTCAGTTGAATCAAGTGTGCTGCCCATTTCAGATACTATGTTTGAACATAGACTTTATCTGCCCATGATCGGACCAGCTCTGGCTACTGCCTTGATTGCCAGCCAGTGGCTTATAAAGTATCCAAGGATTGTTCTTAGTCTCAGCTTGTGCTACATTATTATTCTTGGGATTTTTACATTTGAACGGAACAAGGTCTGGCAAAGCCAGGTGACTATATGGGAGGACTCAATAAAGAAGAACCCTGAAAACTTCAGGGCTCATACCAGCCTTGCGCTTGCCTTTGAGGACCAGGGGGAAAAGGGAAAAGCTCTGAAGCATTATAATAGAGCTTTATCCATCCAGCCAGACTACGGTTTTGCGCACTTGAATCTGGGTGCTCTTCTCGGAGAAATGGGAAGAATTGAAGAGGCTGAAAAACATTTCAGAAGTGCTCTCAAGGAGATTCCCAATAATGCGTCTTTACTTAACAATCTTGGGGTCAATATTGCCATTCAGGGTAATTTGAGCAAGGCAGAAAAGTATTTTCGTCGCTCCCTGAGAATTGATGATCAGCATATTGGTGCCAGGTTTAATCTGGCCATAACACTACTTAACATGAACAAGAGCAACCAGGCCATGGAAGAGCTTGAATATATTTTGAAAATTGATCCTGCCAACGCTGATGCACTTGAGATGCTGGAGATGGCAAGGCGTTTTTCTGCAGGTCAGTAA
- a CDS encoding ABC transporter ATP-binding protein, with amino-acid sequence MHKAFSALEEISFCVVPGSTLGIIGENGAGKSTLLKILARTLNPSGGNIEINGRVAALLELGAGFHQELTGRQNIYLNASLMGMTEKEIKYREKDIIGFADIGEFIDRPIKSYSSGMVVRLGFSIATSVDPDILVVDEALSVGDQRFQEKCIERMRGFRKAGKTIILCSHSMYLINELCQEAIWMEKGKIKSACNASRIVSDYLSHMEQAISNISCHESSIQINEVLIKDIETESNEIRDVNSVEQFSSFTVNIRTKSVVDSFKGHISVTFEAADDKAIFSSISRDSVPEGLFFSDQQCFRLSLPCIVLQQGVFWIRVMITDVNAMRIVHEKRMGPVSVVSERPEYGMLWMDHYWEINKDKLNE; translated from the coding sequence ATGCATAAGGCTTTCAGCGCCCTCGAAGAGATAAGCTTTTGCGTTGTCCCCGGCTCAACACTGGGAATAATCGGTGAAAACGGTGCCGGAAAAAGCACCTTGCTAAAGATTCTGGCGAGGACGTTGAATCCTTCAGGTGGAAATATTGAAATTAATGGTCGTGTAGCTGCGCTGCTTGAACTTGGGGCAGGCTTCCATCAAGAGTTGACCGGTCGCCAGAATATCTATCTTAATGCCTCGCTCATGGGCATGACTGAAAAGGAGATCAAATATAGAGAAAAGGACATCATTGGATTTGCTGATATTGGAGAGTTTATTGACCGGCCCATAAAATCCTACTCCTCAGGAATGGTTGTCCGCCTGGGTTTTTCGATTGCTACCAGCGTTGATCCTGATATCCTGGTGGTTGACGAAGCTTTAAGCGTTGGTGATCAGCGGTTCCAGGAAAAATGCATTGAACGAATGCGTGGATTTAGAAAGGCAGGAAAAACTATAATTTTATGCAGTCACAGCATGTACCTGATTAATGAGTTATGTCAGGAAGCAATCTGGATGGAAAAGGGAAAAATTAAGTCCGCTTGCAATGCCAGCAGGATTGTCTCAGATTATTTATCACATATGGAGCAGGCGATCAGTAACATTAGTTGTCATGAATCTTCTATTCAGATTAATGAGGTGCTGATAAAAGATATAGAGACAGAAAGCAATGAAATCAGGGATGTAAATTCAGTTGAACAGTTTTCTTCGTTTACAGTCAATATTCGCACAAAGAGTGTTGTTGACTCATTCAAGGGGCATATTTCGGTTACGTTTGAAGCTGCAGATGACAAGGCAATTTTTTCATCAATCAGTCGAGACAGTGTTCCTGAAGGACTTTTTTTTTCTGATCAGCAGTGTTTCAGGCTGTCTCTGCCGTGCATTGTCCTGCAACAGGGAGTGTTTTGGATAAGGGTCATGATTACTGATGTTAATGCCATGCGTATAGTGCATGAAAAAAGGATGGGACCGGTATCGGTAGTGAGTGAGCGTCCAGAATATGGTATGCTGTGGATGGATCATTACTGGGAAATCAACAAGGATAAACTAAATGAGTGA
- a CDS encoding glycosyltransferase, translating to MSADVLIIIVSFNGEETIGQTLGSLIKAGPRTLFKSIVIDNASQDKTVDMASRHPIKPKVVSLKKNSGVAAAYNLGLEIALEQKVKWMLLLDQDSLLTPKSLDILLGAAHNQQAAGSNACTFFPTPKCARYPWVVHHPYIWTDNQLIEAKCDIKDKRIIPVNSSITSGALYKPDALYSVQGFRENYFIDFVDHECHLRLMRHGYDMWWVCEAEILHNLGAAQRFVKKSLWIEHEPFRYYYMARNMTEGYYRLGGARALLGFWNHAWHHMLLVRQRNSDPSKCLKFFIKGILHALQGKTGPLDPSS from the coding sequence TTGTCTGCGGATGTTCTCATTATTATAGTTTCCTTTAACGGAGAAGAAACCATTGGGCAAACCTTGGGTTCCCTGATTAAGGCTGGTCCGCGGACATTATTCAAAAGCATAGTGATTGACAACGCTTCGCAGGACAAAACCGTCGATATGGCATCACGGCATCCGATCAAGCCCAAAGTTGTAAGTCTAAAAAAAAACAGTGGAGTGGCCGCCGCATATAACCTGGGTCTTGAAATTGCTTTGGAACAAAAAGTCAAATGGATGCTTCTGCTGGATCAGGACAGTCTGTTAACTCCAAAAAGCCTTGATATTTTACTTGGAGCTGCTCACAATCAGCAGGCAGCGGGCAGCAACGCCTGTACGTTTTTCCCTACGCCAAAATGCGCCAGATATCCCTGGGTCGTCCATCATCCATACATTTGGACTGACAATCAGCTGATCGAGGCAAAGTGTGATATTAAAGACAAAAGAATTATTCCCGTAAATTCAAGCATAACTTCAGGTGCTCTTTACAAGCCAGATGCGCTTTATTCTGTGCAAGGGTTTCGGGAAAATTACTTTATTGACTTTGTTGATCATGAATGTCATTTGCGTCTTATGCGGCATGGATACGATATGTGGTGGGTGTGCGAGGCAGAGATTCTGCATAATTTAGGTGCCGCACAAAGATTTGTAAAAAAATCTTTGTGGATCGAGCATGAGCCGTTTCGTTATTATTATATGGCCAGAAACATGACCGAGGGGTACTACCGTCTTGGGGGGGCCAGAGCCTTGCTGGGTTTTTGGAATCATGCCTGGCACCATATGTTGCTTGTAAGGCAGCGAAACTCAGATCCATCCAAGTGCCTAAAATTTTTCATTAAAGGAATTCTACATGCCCTTCAAGGAAAAACTGGTCCATTGGATCCAAGCAGTTGA
- a CDS encoding DUF1566 domain-containing protein — translation MYKSIQVLLITIVLLSLSTFAQGFHPFPDTGQTRCYDDENEITCPQPGQPFYGQDAQYQPRIPRSYTKLGHGGAILDDAAAHVDNGGPWIMTRDDVTGLIWEVKTDDNKSDRYNWNDAQDSFISNLNQEEYGGFSDWRLPDVKELSSLINSGTHAPAIEKFYFPNTALSTSYWSSTDYTFSRNQVWLVQVDGNAHCNYITHSYMVRAVRAGPPQQQNLTDNQDGTVTDSATGLMWQKCTYGQTWDDGQGTCTGSAASLDWQQSLEAAENLELAGHDDWRLPNRNELQSLADYSRHAPAIDPMLWDSTELANYWSSTTRADFTDSSMIVDFNFARIDTRSKSDNNHVRAVRDDATTGQYGSLTILIEPSGARDAGAQWRRTGTSKWFSSGFTETNVLIGSHTVEFKVIGGWITPEGITVSISEGETTTATGTYISTEMPVAGTPSFIDVPSTSTTGNYSVDWGSSVTREVTYVLEEATNSSFTSGLSIVYTGTNLVAPITGRTDGTYYYRVKATKEGYEDSKWVVGNNGCLVKVGDNDIVVTPIRSETITFSDFINTGRNITWIRLWTGSQVNGKYVGSYVNTNSFNTFGDGWIEVVDMEKLKLDFAQFENTILYLLPWSANSSHSWQKFEVDFQASNQVKNSVNMNITMDTYANEIIKVENTENGSHWLQLWTGNIQNGRFVGSYILTQHLNIFGNGWVEVRHLPDLVIPSEALKAGNSLWVRQSSQSHNTGGWVDYGWIEIVQDTLPFFSSLTSLDTAQ, via the coding sequence ATGTATAAATCAATTCAGGTTTTGTTGATAACAATAGTATTGTTATCTTTGTCAACCTTTGCCCAGGGTTTTCATCCTTTTCCTGACACCGGCCAAACCAGGTGCTATGATGATGAAAATGAAATTACTTGTCCGCAGCCCGGCCAGCCTTTTTACGGCCAGGACGCCCAGTACCAGCCCCGCATACCCAGATCCTACACCAAGCTTGGTCACGGAGGTGCTATTCTGGATGACGCTGCTGCCCATGTGGATAACGGTGGTCCGTGGATTATGACCAGAGACGATGTCACCGGCCTGATCTGGGAAGTCAAGACAGATGATAATAAAAGCGATAGATACAACTGGAATGATGCCCAGGACTCATTTATCAGCAATTTGAACCAGGAAGAGTATGGAGGCTTTTCAGACTGGCGGCTGCCGGACGTCAAAGAGTTGTCATCGTTAATTAACAGCGGTACACACGCTCCGGCAATAGAAAAATTTTATTTCCCGAATACCGCTTTATCAACCAGCTACTGGTCATCTACTGACTATACTTTCAGCCGAAATCAAGTATGGCTTGTTCAAGTGGATGGCAATGCACATTGTAACTATATTACACACAGCTATATGGTACGGGCTGTTCGGGCAGGACCGCCGCAGCAGCAGAATTTGACAGACAACCAGGACGGTACAGTGACGGACTCGGCGACCGGCCTGATGTGGCAGAAATGCACCTATGGCCAGACCTGGGATGATGGCCAGGGCACCTGTACAGGCAGTGCTGCATCACTCGACTGGCAGCAGTCCCTGGAAGCGGCCGAAAATCTGGAACTGGCCGGACATGATGACTGGCGTCTGCCCAATCGCAACGAATTGCAGTCCCTGGCGGACTATTCACGCCATGCCCCGGCTATTGACCCAATGCTTTGGGATAGTACAGAGCTGGCCAACTACTGGTCTTCAACTACCCGCGCCGACTTTACAGACAGCTCAATGATCGTCGATTTTAATTTTGCTCGCATTGATACCCGATCAAAGTCGGACAATAACCATGTTCGTGCAGTACGGGATGATGCGACTACAGGACAGTACGGCTCCCTGACAATCTTGATTGAACCCTCAGGAGCACGGGACGCAGGCGCCCAATGGCGCAGAACCGGGACAAGCAAGTGGTTCAGCAGCGGATTTACGGAGACAAATGTGCTAATCGGTTCACATACAGTGGAATTCAAGGTAATTGGCGGATGGATTACTCCTGAGGGTATCACGGTTAGTATTAGTGAAGGCGAAACCACTACAGCAACAGGAACTTATATTTCCACTGAGATGCCAGTTGCAGGAACACCGTCCTTCATTGATGTCCCATCCACCAGCACCACCGGCAACTATTCAGTTGACTGGGGAAGCTCAGTCACCAGAGAAGTAACTTATGTCCTGGAAGAGGCAACCAATTCTTCCTTCACTTCCGGACTGAGCATTGTCTACACCGGCACAAACTTAGTTGCGCCAATAACTGGCAGGACAGATGGAACTTATTATTACCGGGTCAAAGCGACTAAGGAGGGATATGAGGACAGTAAGTGGGTAGTAGGTAATAATGGCTGTTTGGTAAAAGTTGGAGACAACGACATTGTTGTTACCCCAATTAGATCAGAAACTATCACATTCAGTGACTTTATCAATACAGGGAGAAACATAACCTGGATCAGGCTTTGGACTGGCAGTCAGGTCAATGGAAAATATGTTGGCAGCTATGTCAATACCAATTCTTTTAATACATTCGGAGATGGCTGGATTGAAGTTGTAGATATGGAAAAACTAAAACTGGATTTTGCCCAGTTTGAGAACACTATTCTATACCTGCTTCCATGGTCAGCCAACTCCTCACATAGTTGGCAGAAGTTTGAAGTGGACTTTCAAGCATCAAACCAGGTCAAAAATTCTGTAAACATGAACATCACAATGGATACTTACGCAAATGAAATAATCAAAGTTGAAAACACTGAAAATGGAAGTCACTGGCTCCAGCTTTGGACAGGAAATATTCAAAATGGCCGTTTCGTTGGCAGTTATATTCTAACCCAACATCTTAACATCTTCGGTAATGGTTGGGTGGAGGTTAGACACCTGCCGGATCTGGTCATTCCAAGTGAGGCTCTCAAGGCTGGCAACAGTCTCTGGGTAAGGCAATCCAGTCAATCCCATAATACTGGAGGATGGGTTGATTATGGGTGGATTGAGATTGTTCAAGATACTTTGCCCTTTTTTTCCTCATTGACGAGTCTTGATACTGCTCAGTAG
- a CDS encoding lysophospholipid acyltransferase family protein has translation MPFKEKLVHWIQAVDYEYLLPGMSRMPLNMGLFFSNLRGRVLYHYDYDWRNQASGVRFVRKATHKAMNCIFPGATPQQLDNLTKSRFVHHSREELQAGLFSRKIMQSIWKKSEVQGIDAIKRSNDENRGVVLVSCHLDSFCMGMVLMGMHGLNINCVNTVRIEDPVIHPSVRRFFQYKYVAMEKLMNGRMKYHETDMDYFYDSLKNGNNVVLMGDIPGKKSSIFIPLFGRSFRMPLGAWYLAKETNSLLGGYVCIYLGYGRYKLVCYEPVEVDSDDPLESLKPVYDFLESWIRKMPERWICADLLSGFSEWNS, from the coding sequence ATGCCCTTCAAGGAAAAACTGGTCCATTGGATCCAAGCAGTTGACTATGAGTATCTTCTTCCGGGAATGTCCAGGATGCCCCTGAATATGGGGCTTTTTTTTTCCAATTTAAGGGGGAGGGTGCTTTATCACTACGATTATGACTGGAGAAATCAGGCCTCGGGGGTGCGCTTTGTCAGAAAAGCTACTCATAAAGCCATGAACTGCATTTTTCCTGGAGCAACCCCCCAGCAATTGGATAATCTTACAAAGTCAAGGTTTGTTCACCATTCAAGAGAGGAATTGCAGGCAGGTTTATTTAGCAGAAAGATCATGCAATCAATTTGGAAAAAAAGTGAGGTGCAGGGAATTGATGCAATAAAAAGAAGCAATGACGAAAATCGTGGTGTGGTACTTGTATCATGTCATCTTGACAGCTTCTGTATGGGAATGGTGCTCATGGGCATGCATGGGTTAAATATTAATTGTGTAAATACAGTTAGAATTGAAGATCCTGTCATACATCCTTCAGTACGTCGCTTTTTTCAGTATAAGTATGTAGCAATGGAAAAGCTGATGAATGGCAGGATGAAATACCATGAGACAGATATGGATTATTTTTACGACTCTCTTAAGAACGGAAATAATGTAGTTTTAATGGGCGATATTCCAGGAAAAAAATCCAGTATATTTATTCCTTTGTTTGGCCGTTCTTTCCGCATGCCCCTTGGAGCCTGGTATCTGGCTAAAGAGACCAACAGTCTGCTTGGTGGCTATGTGTGTATTTATCTGGGCTATGGCAGGTACAAGTTGGTATGTTATGAACCTGTAGAGGTTGATTCGGATGATCCATTGGAATCCTTGAAGCCAGTTTATGACTTTCTTGAGAGTTGGATCAGGAAAATGCCTGAAAGGTGGATATGCGCAGATCTTTTAAGCGGCTTTTCAGAGTGGAACAGCTAA
- a CDS encoding TylF/MycF family methyltransferase has protein sequence MSDNFTRQLYIDLLKRCLTNTIYFRPTEEIGYDFRDEGKDWPDDAHTMIGLKRIDNIQFCVEKVLMDNIPGDLMETGVWKGGATIFMRGLLKAYGITNRSVWVADSFEGLPRPDLHNYPHDQGIDLYQFSELAVSLSEVQDNFDRYGLLDDQVKFVKGWFKDSLPQAPVQQLAVLRLDGDLYESTVNALDNLYPKLTPGGFLIVDDYGAVEACSQAVHDYRRRNGIEDEIIPVDWTGVFWQKTK, from the coding sequence ATGAGTGATAACTTCACAAGGCAACTTTACATTGATTTGTTAAAGCGATGTTTGACCAATACGATTTATTTTCGTCCTACTGAAGAAATTGGATATGACTTTCGTGATGAAGGGAAGGACTGGCCTGATGACGCACATACCATGATTGGTTTGAAAAGAATTGACAATATTCAATTTTGCGTGGAAAAGGTGCTTATGGATAATATACCAGGAGATCTCATGGAAACAGGGGTCTGGAAGGGAGGGGCAACTATTTTTATGCGAGGCCTTCTTAAAGCCTATGGTATAACAAACAGGTCTGTATGGGTTGCTGATTCATTTGAAGGCCTTCCACGGCCAGATTTGCATAATTATCCTCATGATCAGGGTATTGATCTTTATCAGTTCAGTGAGTTGGCGGTTTCACTGTCAGAAGTTCAAGATAACTTTGACAGATATGGACTGCTGGATGACCAAGTCAAGTTTGTCAAAGGATGGTTCAAGGACAGTCTGCCACAGGCACCAGTCCAGCAATTGGCTGTACTCCGGTTAGATGGTGATCTTTATGAGTCAACAGTCAATGCTCTGGACAATCTTTACCCTAAATTAACTCCAGGAGGTTTTTTGATTGTGGATGATTATGGAGCTGTAGAGGCCTGCAGTCAGGCAGTACACGACTACCGCCGCAGAAATGGAATAGAAGATGAAATTATACCCGTGGACTGGACAGGCGTGTTCTGGCAAAAAACAAAATGA